One genomic window of Tenacibaculum tangerinum includes the following:
- a CDS encoding ATP-dependent zinc protease family protein: MKLIGRVEKISFLRWDIEDLPAKIDTGAYTSAIHCKHIEENDGLLSFILLCPKTEKYNNKLLQTTNYEVKKIRSSNGKKQKRYVVSTSAVFYDKKYKIKLSLSDRGKMNYPVLIGRKFLNKKFIVDVSQKNIASKEIKK; this comes from the coding sequence ATGAAATTAATTGGAAGAGTTGAAAAAATATCCTTTTTAAGATGGGATATTGAAGATTTACCTGCTAAAATAGATACAGGTGCATATACTTCTGCAATACATTGTAAACATATTGAAGAAAATGATGGGCTGCTGAGCTTTATACTCTTATGTCCAAAAACAGAAAAATACAATAACAAATTGCTACAAACAACCAATTATGAGGTAAAAAAAATACGAAGCTCTAATGGTAAAAAACAAAAACGATATGTTGTCTCTACCTCAGCTGTTTTTTACGATAAAAAATATAAAATAAAGCTATCTTTATCAGATAGAGGTAAAATGAATTATCCTGTTTTGATTGGCAGAAAATTTTTAAACAAAAAATTTATAGTTGATGTTTCACAGAAAAACATCGCTTCAAAAGAAATAAAAAAATGA
- the rimK gene encoding 30S ribosomal protein S6--L-glutamate ligase, translating into MKIVILSRNSKLYSTKRLVEAGKKRGHEMLVLDHTKCDLIIEKRRPAIVYNHELVTDVDAIIPRIGASVTFYGTAVVRQFEMMKVFSAVESQALVRSRDKLSSLQVLSRANLGLPKTVFTNYSKDTSEIIKKVGGAPLIVKLLEGTQGLGVVLAETKKAAESVIEAFNGLQARVIVQEYIKEAKGADIRVFVVDGVVVGAMKRQGKEGEFRSNLHRGGTSEIIELTDEEENAALKAVKVMKLGVAGVDMLQSDRGPLILEVNSSPGLEGIEKATGKDVAKSIIRYVERSA; encoded by the coding sequence ATGAAAATCGTTATTCTTTCTAGAAACTCAAAATTATACTCAACCAAGCGCTTAGTTGAAGCAGGAAAAAAAAGAGGGCATGAAATGCTCGTATTAGATCATACCAAATGCGATCTTATTATCGAAAAAAGGAGGCCTGCTATCGTGTATAATCATGAGCTTGTAACCGATGTTGATGCCATCATTCCACGAATAGGTGCTTCTGTTACATTTTATGGTACCGCTGTAGTTCGTCAATTTGAAATGATGAAAGTGTTTTCTGCCGTAGAATCTCAAGCTTTGGTTCGTTCTAGAGATAAATTAAGTAGCTTACAAGTGCTTTCAAGAGCAAATTTAGGGTTGCCAAAAACGGTTTTTACAAACTACTCAAAAGATACTTCAGAAATTATTAAAAAAGTAGGAGGTGCGCCTCTGATTGTGAAACTTTTAGAAGGAACACAAGGCTTGGGTGTTGTTTTAGCTGAAACCAAAAAAGCTGCTGAATCTGTAATAGAAGCTTTTAATGGTTTACAAGCCCGTGTAATTGTTCAAGAATATATTAAAGAAGCCAAAGGCGCAGATATTCGTGTTTTTGTAGTAGATGGCGTGGTAGTTGGTGCTATGAAACGCCAAGGTAAAGAAGGAGAGTTTAGATCAAACCTCCATAGAGGAGGAACTTCTGAAATTATAGAATTAACAGACGAAGAAGAAAATGCTGCTTTAAAAGCTGTTAAGGTAATGAAGCTGGGTGTTGCTGGGGTAGATATGTTACAGTCTGACAGAGGTCCGTTAATTTTAGAAGTAAATTCCTCTCCTGGTTTAGAAGGAATAGAAAAAGCCACAGGAAAAGATGTGGCTAAAAGTATTATACGTTATGTAGAAAGAAGTGCTTAA